A section of the Luteolibacter rhizosphaerae genome encodes:
- a CDS encoding BlaI/MecI/CopY family transcriptional regulator, which produces MKSLPPLSPAEQALMDLVWQRQPVSVAALLDLVNADRDEPITRNTLQTQLTRLEAKGWLLRDEGERIRLYRAAVQAKKGRGKILSELKQRLFSGSGLSLVRCLVEEGGLSDQEIKDLKALIANHKKGGKP; this is translated from the coding sequence ATGAAGTCCCTGCCTCCTCTCTCTCCAGCCGAGCAAGCGCTCATGGACCTGGTCTGGCAGCGCCAGCCGGTGTCCGTCGCCGCCCTGCTCGACCTCGTGAATGCCGACCGCGACGAGCCGATCACCCGCAATACCCTGCAGACCCAGCTCACCCGCTTGGAGGCGAAGGGCTGGCTCCTGCGCGATGAGGGCGAGCGCATCCGCCTCTACCGCGCCGCCGTCCAGGCGAAGAAAGGCCGCGGCAAGATCCTCTCCGAGCTCAAGCAACGCCTCTTCAGCGGCTCGGGCCTCTCCCTCGTCCGCTGCCTCGTGGAAGAAGGCGGCCTCAGCGATCAAGAGATCAAGGACCTCAAGGCCCTCATCGCGAATCACAAGAAAGGAGGCAAGCCATGA
- a CDS encoding M56 family metallopeptidase, giving the protein MTLSPYLMTVALHALLLSAAVALLLACFRTPARRSALALAGVIAVAILPWFSALLPTHTPEPSAPLPLPSTTDSGSWRVFTIPADDFTIAPTPDAGSAPSFTLPSAWTLAAWAWPAGSVIALLAIACSLLKLHRWSTSFREPRSDEASLLASSLPPGLALGQIRLTAVPCSPCVTGFIRPLLVIPSALLDSSSARELLWILRHEQGHLIGHDSRWTLLIALSRALFWWNPFIHHLAGHWAAAREEVCDLHAETAERSGYGNFLIRLATACKGSHRLAAPMASGAKRRLRKRLVSFLNAPETISLRVGRPFIAILAMALPVLALCSSCVHIGGKKEQVATSSAGMPPLLLEAGKDRKGSMPNLMVKLSNKVLATATPLTFNGVVLDKSGTVLTSLELQLLMRQAATMRGAMLRTFPAISIRNGEKAVIEMIREKPPVPGEERITAGWELNQTIRYNGKSLRLGNHIRYAFVPDKQFSFSSQSPDGNEAPLSKSDWNKLEVMTAATEAKVPESHAVITYMGEDSSGLHTILITEVIPIDPTGRTVARYRDAIYSPHPRETLPGKVRVNAALLSGPSLSYLDTSLKDVNRIYSPDMMATHIVGIFTPWQWRLVKKDLKVEDLGPATFSANIEHQPWEKLPELMLAARRYKNDEGLVSLDISVKEPGEVRSGRFIRQALNVSTGTTVIYRFPSLEGKMPRHLALTVETVE; this is encoded by the coding sequence ATGACCCTCTCACCCTATCTCATGACGGTGGCCCTTCACGCGCTGTTGCTCTCAGCGGCGGTGGCTCTCTTGCTGGCATGTTTCCGCACACCCGCTCGCCGCTCCGCCCTCGCCTTGGCGGGAGTGATCGCCGTCGCCATCCTCCCTTGGTTTTCGGCACTGCTTCCCACTCATACACCGGAGCCATCGGCACCGCTCCCACTACCCTCCACCACGGATTCGGGCTCATGGCGTGTCTTCACGATTCCCGCCGATGACTTCACGATCGCTCCGACCCCGGACGCGGGATCCGCACCCTCGTTCACCCTGCCATCGGCATGGACTCTCGCCGCATGGGCTTGGCCCGCCGGCAGCGTCATCGCCCTCCTCGCAATCGCCTGCAGCCTCTTGAAGCTCCACCGCTGGAGCACTTCGTTCCGCGAGCCCCGCTCCGATGAAGCCAGCCTCTTGGCTTCCTCTCTCCCTCCCGGTCTTGCGCTCGGACAGATCCGCCTCACCGCGGTTCCGTGCAGCCCTTGCGTCACCGGCTTCATCCGCCCTCTTCTGGTCATTCCTTCTGCTCTGTTAGATTCTTCATCCGCCCGCGAGCTCCTTTGGATCCTCCGCCACGAGCAAGGCCACCTCATAGGTCACGACTCCCGTTGGACCCTCCTCATCGCCCTCTCTCGCGCCCTCTTCTGGTGGAATCCCTTCATCCACCATCTGGCCGGGCACTGGGCTGCCGCCCGCGAGGAAGTCTGCGACCTCCACGCGGAGACCGCGGAGCGCTCGGGTTACGGCAATTTCCTGATCCGCTTGGCCACCGCCTGCAAGGGCTCGCATCGCCTCGCCGCCCCCATGGCCAGCGGAGCCAAGCGCCGTCTGCGTAAGCGTCTCGTCTCGTTCCTGAATGCTCCGGAAACGATCAGCCTCCGGGTCGGTCGCCCCTTCATCGCCATCCTTGCGATGGCCTTGCCCGTCCTCGCCCTTTGCAGCTCCTGCGTCCATATCGGCGGGAAGAAAGAACAAGTCGCCACCTCGTCCGCCGGGATGCCGCCGCTCCTGCTCGAAGCCGGCAAGGATAGGAAGGGAAGCATGCCGAACCTCATGGTGAAGCTCAGCAACAAGGTTCTCGCCACAGCCACGCCGCTCACGTTCAACGGTGTGGTCCTCGACAAGAGCGGCACGGTCCTGACCTCGTTAGAGCTGCAGTTGTTGATGAGACAAGCCGCCACGATGCGCGGAGCCATGCTCCGGACTTTCCCTGCCATCTCCATCAGAAATGGCGAGAAGGCAGTCATCGAGATGATCCGCGAAAAGCCTCCCGTCCCCGGCGAGGAAAGGATCACCGCCGGCTGGGAACTCAATCAGACCATCCGCTACAACGGGAAGTCCCTCAGGCTGGGCAATCACATCCGGTATGCCTTCGTTCCCGATAAGCAGTTCTCCTTCTCTTCGCAGTCGCCCGATGGGAATGAAGCCCCGTTGAGCAAGTCCGATTGGAACAAGCTGGAGGTCATGACGGCAGCCACGGAAGCCAAAGTCCCGGAGAGCCATGCGGTGATCACCTATATGGGCGAGGACTCCTCTGGCCTGCACACCATTCTCATTACCGAGGTCATTCCCATCGATCCCACGGGGCGAACGGTCGCTCGCTATCGCGATGCCATCTACTCACCCCATCCGCGCGAAACCTTGCCCGGCAAGGTCCGTGTAAACGCCGCGCTTCTCAGCGGACCCTCCCTGAGCTATCTGGATACCTCGCTCAAGGATGTGAACCGGATCTACAGCCCGGATATGATGGCCACTCACATTGTCGGCATCTTCACACCCTGGCAGTGGCGTCTGGTTAAGAAGGATCTGAAAGTCGAGGACCTCGGCCCCGCCACCTTCTCGGCAAATATCGAGCACCAACCATGGGAGAAGCTTCCGGAGCTCATGCTCGCGGCCCGGCGCTACAAGAATGACGAGGGCTTGGTCTCGCTCGACATTTCGGTGAAGGAACCCGGAGAGGTTCGCAGCGGTCGCTTCATCCGTCAGGCTCTGAATGTCTCCACCGGCACCACTGTCATCTACCGCTTCCCTTCCTTGGAGGGCAAGATGCCCCGGCACCTCGCCCTCACCGTTGAGACCGTTGAGTAG
- the lysS gene encoding lysine--tRNA ligase: protein MSDTAQPQSTEAELIAVRREKLGKLRELGVDPYGAAFETTHTPGDLRSNFTEGQQVKVAGRITGLRNMGKSCFFHVGDVLGAIQGYLAVKELSDHDREIFDCLDRGDWVGIEGETFLTRTGEPSIKVSGFTVLSKSLRPMPDKWHGVADREIKYRKRHLDLMSNEESAAIFVTRSRMLAEIRAFFHERGYLEVETPMLQDIPGGAAARPFETYHNALGMPLTLRIAPELFLKRLLVGGFTKVFELNRNFRNEGISRRHNPEFTMLEAYQAFADFEIMADLVESLICHLAEKFCGTLQIEHKDEEGNVTRTIDLQRPWKRADYNDLVAAAAGQDFFTITAEQRRTRCEELGVQISPEMEDHEVIQQVFEKLVEEKSFNPCFVQRVSSELVPLAKLSPGGKTVEVYELVINGQEISPGYSELNDPDVQRERLEHQSGEETQKVDYDFIETLEHGMPPAGGIGIGIDRLIMMLTGAPTIRDVVLFPLLKRKEG, encoded by the coding sequence ATGTCCGACACCGCGCAACCCCAATCCACCGAAGCTGAACTCATCGCCGTCCGCCGTGAGAAGCTCGGCAAACTGCGCGAACTCGGCGTGGACCCCTACGGCGCCGCCTTCGAGACCACCCACACCCCCGGCGATCTCCGCTCGAATTTCACCGAAGGCCAGCAGGTCAAGGTTGCCGGCCGCATCACCGGCCTGCGGAATATGGGCAAGTCCTGCTTCTTCCACGTCGGCGATGTCCTCGGTGCCATCCAGGGCTACCTCGCCGTGAAGGAACTCTCCGATCACGACCGCGAGATCTTCGATTGCCTCGACCGCGGTGACTGGGTCGGCATCGAGGGCGAGACCTTCCTCACCCGCACCGGCGAGCCCTCCATCAAGGTCTCCGGCTTCACCGTCCTTTCCAAGTCTCTCCGTCCCATGCCCGACAAGTGGCACGGCGTCGCGGATCGCGAGATCAAATACCGCAAGCGCCACCTCGACCTCATGTCGAATGAGGAGAGCGCTGCCATCTTCGTCACCCGCTCGCGTATGCTCGCGGAGATCCGCGCCTTCTTCCACGAGCGGGGCTACCTGGAGGTCGAGACCCCCATGCTGCAGGACATCCCCGGCGGTGCCGCGGCGCGTCCCTTCGAGACCTATCACAATGCCCTCGGCATGCCGCTCACCCTGCGCATCGCCCCGGAGCTCTTCCTCAAGCGTCTCCTCGTCGGCGGCTTCACCAAGGTCTTCGAACTGAACCGCAATTTCCGCAACGAAGGCATCTCCCGCCGCCACAATCCCGAGTTCACCATGCTCGAGGCCTATCAGGCCTTCGCGGATTTCGAGATCATGGCGGACCTTGTCGAGTCCCTCATCTGCCACCTCGCGGAGAAGTTCTGCGGCACCTTGCAGATCGAGCACAAGGACGAGGAGGGGAATGTCACCCGCACCATCGATCTCCAGCGCCCTTGGAAGCGCGCGGATTACAACGACCTCGTCGCCGCCGCTGCCGGTCAGGACTTCTTCACCATCACCGCGGAGCAGCGCCGCACCCGCTGCGAGGAACTCGGCGTCCAGATCTCCCCGGAGATGGAAGACCACGAGGTCATCCAGCAGGTCTTTGAAAAGCTCGTCGAGGAGAAGTCCTTCAATCCCTGCTTCGTCCAGCGTGTCTCCAGCGAGTTGGTCCCGCTCGCAAAGCTCAGCCCCGGCGGCAAGACCGTGGAAGTCTACGAGCTCGTCATCAATGGCCAGGAGATTTCCCCCGGCTACTCGGAGCTCAATGACCCCGATGTCCAGCGCGAGCGCCTCGAACACCAGTCCGGCGAGGAAACGCAGAAGGTCGACTACGACTTCATCGAGACTCTCGAGCACGGCATGCCTCCCGCCGGCGGCATCGGCATCGGCATCGATCGCCTCATCATGATGCTCACTGGTGCCCCCACCATCCGCGACGTCGTCCTCTTCCCCCTCCTCAAGCGCAAGGAAGGCTGA
- a CDS encoding metallophosphoesterase has product MNRRRFLTSTAIAGGLPGIVKAEEGAPPLLRFGLITDAQYADAEAKGERHYRSTPEKLKRAVEELHGKDLAFTLHLGDFIDRDFKSFDVMLPLMKGLGHPVYHLLGNHDYDVADGEKGRVVSTLEMPHDYYSFRSRGIRFIMTDTNEVSVYRNAAASVETARAKEILAGLEAAGAAGAKPWNGGFSATQMAWLERELAAADAAKERVIVCGHHPLAPADMHQMWNHVEVMALLEKHPCVMAWFNGHNHAGDFAEKNGIPYVTFRSMLHHPENTAYSIVEVHADRVKIEGFGREVSRELRLRVA; this is encoded by the coding sequence ATGAATCGCCGCCGTTTCCTCACCAGCACCGCCATCGCCGGGGGACTGCCCGGCATCGTGAAAGCCGAGGAAGGAGCGCCGCCGTTGCTACGCTTCGGCCTGATCACGGATGCTCAGTATGCCGATGCGGAGGCGAAGGGTGAGCGGCACTACCGCTCGACACCGGAGAAGCTGAAGCGGGCGGTGGAAGAGCTGCATGGCAAGGATCTGGCTTTCACGCTGCATCTGGGTGACTTCATCGACCGGGATTTCAAGTCCTTCGATGTGATGCTGCCGCTGATGAAGGGGCTAGGGCACCCGGTGTATCACCTGCTGGGGAATCACGACTACGATGTGGCCGATGGGGAGAAGGGCCGGGTGGTCTCGACGCTGGAGATGCCGCACGACTACTACAGCTTTCGTAGCAGGGGGATCCGGTTCATCATGACGGACACGAACGAGGTCTCGGTGTACCGGAATGCGGCCGCCTCCGTGGAGACGGCGAGGGCGAAAGAGATCCTGGCAGGGCTAGAGGCAGCGGGAGCCGCAGGGGCGAAGCCTTGGAACGGTGGATTCTCCGCGACACAGATGGCGTGGCTGGAGCGCGAGCTGGCCGCGGCGGATGCGGCGAAGGAGCGGGTGATCGTGTGCGGGCATCATCCGCTGGCGCCCGCGGACATGCACCAGATGTGGAATCATGTGGAGGTGATGGCGCTGCTGGAGAAGCATCCCTGCGTGATGGCTTGGTTCAACGGGCACAACCATGCCGGGGACTTCGCGGAGAAGAACGGAATCCCGTATGTGACTTTCCGCTCGATGCTGCATCACCCGGAGAACACGGCGTATTCGATCGTGGAGGTGCATGCGGACCGGGTGAAGATCGAGGGATTCGGGCGGGAGGTATCGCGGGAGTTGAGGTTGAGGGTGGCTTGA
- a CDS encoding glycogen synthase, giving the protein MSQNPPRRPRILVVTPEITYLPEGMGNLAQRMCAKAGGLADVSASLVKALYDQGADVHVALPNYRRMFHLDVASVFDNEFEKVSRALPEQRIHLAEDRVFYHRSSVYGAENHLIALAFQREVINHTIPQVRPDLIHCNDWMTGLIPAVAKRHGIASLFTVHNIHSEHLTLAQIEDRGIDAADFWQHLFYRRAPWTYEESRGNNPVDLLTSGIFAADHVNTVSPTFLKEIVEGGHHFIPDAIRNELRGKVHSDCATGILNAPDAGFDPETDSYLTHHFTPQTHPEGKRKNKLEIQERLGLEGDPDIPLFYWPSRLDPVQKGCQLLTEILFDLVSNKRMQIAVVASGSFQKHFKNIVKMHNLFASVAVHDFDERLSHLAYAGSDFIFMPSSFEPCGLPQMIAPKYGSLTIAHDTGGLHDTVEPLDVPGNRGNGFLFKHFNADGLRWAIEEALRFHALPAEEKARQTARVMAESSARFNHETTAADYIRRYEQMLKTPVTA; this is encoded by the coding sequence ATGTCTCAAAACCCTCCCCGTCGTCCGCGGATTCTCGTCGTCACCCCGGAGATCACTTACCTGCCGGAAGGCATGGGCAACCTGGCCCAGCGCATGTGCGCGAAGGCGGGTGGTTTGGCCGATGTGTCCGCCTCACTGGTGAAGGCGCTGTATGACCAAGGGGCCGACGTCCACGTGGCGCTGCCGAACTACCGCCGGATGTTCCATCTGGATGTGGCGAGCGTGTTCGACAACGAGTTCGAGAAAGTCAGCCGGGCGCTGCCGGAGCAGCGGATCCACCTGGCGGAAGACCGAGTCTTCTATCACCGCTCCAGCGTTTATGGTGCGGAGAACCATCTGATCGCGCTGGCCTTCCAGCGCGAAGTGATCAACCACACGATCCCACAGGTGCGGCCGGATCTGATCCACTGCAACGACTGGATGACCGGGCTGATCCCGGCGGTGGCGAAGCGGCACGGGATCGCCTCTCTGTTCACGGTGCACAACATCCACTCGGAGCACCTGACGCTGGCCCAGATCGAGGACCGCGGGATCGATGCTGCGGACTTCTGGCAGCATCTCTTTTACCGCCGTGCGCCCTGGACCTACGAGGAGAGCCGCGGCAACAACCCGGTCGACCTGCTGACGAGCGGGATCTTCGCGGCCGATCATGTGAACACGGTGAGCCCGACCTTCCTGAAGGAGATCGTGGAGGGAGGGCATCATTTCATTCCTGATGCGATCCGCAACGAGCTGCGCGGAAAGGTTCACTCCGACTGCGCGACGGGGATCCTGAACGCACCGGATGCCGGCTTCGATCCGGAGACGGATAGCTACCTGACGCATCACTTCACGCCGCAGACGCACCCGGAAGGGAAGAGGAAGAACAAGCTGGAGATCCAGGAGCGGCTGGGACTGGAGGGTGATCCGGACATCCCGCTCTTCTACTGGCCCTCGCGACTCGATCCGGTGCAGAAGGGCTGCCAGCTGCTCACGGAGATCCTCTTCGATCTGGTCTCCAACAAGCGGATGCAGATCGCGGTGGTCGCTAGCGGGAGCTTCCAGAAGCACTTCAAGAACATCGTGAAGATGCACAACCTCTTCGCGAGCGTGGCGGTGCACGACTTCGACGAGAGGCTGTCTCACCTGGCCTACGCGGGCAGCGACTTCATCTTCATGCCGTCCTCCTTCGAGCCCTGCGGTCTGCCACAGATGATCGCGCCGAAGTATGGCAGCCTGACGATCGCGCATGATACGGGCGGGCTGCACGACACGGTGGAGCCGCTGGATGTGCCGGGGAACCGCGGGAACGGCTTCCTCTTCAAGCATTTCAACGCGGACGGGCTGCGCTGGGCGATTGAAGAAGCGCTGAGATTCCACGCGCTGCCGGCCGAGGAGAAGGCACGCCAGACAGCGCGGGTGATGGCGGAATCGTCAGCAAGATTCAATCACGAGACCACGGCGGCGGATTACATTCGGCGCTACGAGCAAATGCTCAAGACCCCGGTCACTGCATGA
- a CDS encoding GNAT family N-acetyltransferase has translation MITIRLIRSADAAGFHDTLGEVCRERRYLATIEGPPLANVEQFVNGNVSAGHAQFVAEDEGRIVGWCDAIPGEHGGAHIGRLGMGLLKDYRGQKIGQRLLEATIERCWENGLQKIELSVYSSNEAAMQLYRKLGFVEEGVKKRGRLVDGIYDDVVLMALFPDGGA, from the coding sequence ATGATCACGATCCGCCTGATCCGATCCGCCGATGCGGCGGGATTTCATGATACGCTGGGTGAGGTGTGCCGGGAGCGCCGCTATCTTGCGACGATCGAGGGGCCACCGCTGGCTAATGTGGAACAGTTCGTGAACGGCAATGTGAGCGCCGGGCATGCGCAATTCGTGGCGGAGGACGAGGGCAGGATCGTGGGATGGTGCGATGCCATCCCGGGAGAACATGGTGGGGCGCACATCGGGAGACTGGGGATGGGCTTACTGAAGGACTATCGCGGCCAGAAGATCGGGCAGCGGCTGCTGGAGGCGACGATCGAGCGGTGCTGGGAAAACGGCCTGCAGAAGATCGAGCTAAGCGTGTATTCCTCCAATGAGGCGGCGATGCAGCTCTATCGAAAGCTTGGCTTCGTGGAAGAAGGGGTGAAGAAGCGCGGACGGCTGGTGGACGGCATCTATGACGACGTGGTGCTGATGGCGCTCTTCCCGGACGGAGGTGCCTGA